From Equus asinus isolate D_3611 breed Donkey chromosome 14, EquAss-T2T_v2, whole genome shotgun sequence, one genomic window encodes:
- the PAPOLB gene encoding poly(A) polymerase beta, whose translation MMPLPVTSPGPPPPPPPPPPPPKHPGISAPISLAAPKETDCVLTRKLVETLRPFGVFEEEEELQRRTLILEKLNNLVKEWIREISESKSLPQAVVESVGGKIFTFGSYRLGVHTKGADIDALCVAPRHVDRGDFFTSFYDKLKLHEEVKDLRAVEEAFVPVIKLCFDGIEIDILFARLALQTIPEDLDLRDDSLLKNLDIRCIRSLNGCRVTDEILHLVPNIDNFRLTLRAIKLWAKCHNIYSNILGFLGGVSWAMLVARTCQLYPNAIASTLVRKFFLVFSEWEWPNPVLLKEPEERNLNLPVWDPRVNPSDRYHLMPIITPAYPQQNSTYNVSVSTRMVMVEEFKQGLAITHEILLSRAEWSKLFEAPSFFQKYKHYIVLLASAPTEKQHLEWVGLVESKIRILVGSLEKNEFITLAHVNPQSFPAPKENPDKEEFRTMWVIGLVLKKPENSDVLSIDLTYDIQSFTDTVYRQAINSKMFEMDMKIAAMHLKRKELHQLLPNHELQQKKTQSAEGVRLTALSDDSLDLTADSENSLSVPSPPSTVKTGPVSGSSQGRNSPTLAVMAAPVSSVQVTDVSLPQVYPSDSSGGTPSESVAQTASHPAVSPPPKPTVTRVVSSTCLVNHPPRPSGSAAANIANPIVGV comes from the coding sequence ATGATGCCGTTGCCGGTGACGAGCCCGGgacccccgccgcccccgccgccgcccccgccgccgcccaaGCACCCCGGCATCTCCGCGCCCATCAGTCTGGCCGCCCCCAAGGAGACTGACTGCGTGCTCACCCGGAAGCTGGTGGAGACCCTGAGGCCCTTCGGGGTGTTCGAAGAGGAAGAGGAACTGCAGCGCCGGACTCTGATTTTGGAGAAATTGAATAATCTGGTCAAGGAATGGATCCGGGAGATCAGCGAGAGCAAGAGCCTGCCGCAGGCCGTGGTGGAGAGCGTGGGCGGGAAGATCTTCACGTTCGGCTCCTACCGGCTGGGGGTGCACACGAAGGGCGCCGACATAGACGCCCTGTGCGTGGCGCCGAGACACGTGGACCGCGGCGACTTCTTCACCTCCTTCTACGACAAGCTGAAGCTCCacgaggaggtgaaagacttgcgGGCCGTGGAGGAGGCGTTTGTTCCCGTCATCAAACTGTGTTTTGATGGGATCGAGATTGACATTTTGTTTGCAAGATTAGCACTGCAGACGATTCCAGAAGATTTGGACCTAAGAGACGATAGTCTGCTTAAAAATTTAGACATTCGATGCATAAGAAGTCTTAACGGCTGCCGAGTCACTGATGAAATCTTACACCTCGTCCCCAACATCGACAACTTCAGGTTGACTCTAAGAGCCATCAAATTGTGGGCCAAGTGCCACAACATCTATTCCAATATATTAGGTTTCCTAGGAGGGGTTTCCTGGGCCATGCTAGTGGCGAGGACTTGCCAGCTTTATCCAAACGCCATAGCATCCACCCTTGTACGTAaatttttcttggtgttttctgAATGGGAGTGGCCAAACCCAGTGCTGCTCAAAGAGCCGGAAGAGCGGAATCTTAATTTGCCTGTGTGGGACCCAAGGGTAAATCCCAGTGACAGGTACCATCTTATGCCTATAATCACACCGGCGTACCCACAGCAGAACTCCACCTACAACGTGTCTGTTTCCACAAGGATGGTCATGGTCGAGGAGTTTAAACAGGGGCTTGCTATCACACATGAAATCTTGCTGAGTAGGGCCGAGTGGTCCAAACTTTTTGAAGCACCCAGCTTCTTCCAAAAGTACAAGCACTACATTGTACTTCTAGCGAGCGCACCAACTGAAAAACAGCATCTGGAGTGGGTGGGCTTGGTGGAATCAAAAATCCGAATCCTGGTGGGAAGCTTGGAGAAGAATGAATTTATCACACTGGCGCACGTGAATCCTCAGTCGTTTCCAGCACCCAAAGAAAATCCTGACAAGGAAGAATTTCGTACAATGTGGGTGATTGGGTTAGTATTAAAGAAACCAGAAAACTCTGATGTTCTCAGTATTGATCTCACCTATGACATCCAGTCTTTCACAGACACGGTTTATAGGCAAGCTATAAATAGCAAGATGTTTGAGATGGATATGAAGATTGCTGcgatgcatttaaaaagaaaggaacttcATCAGCTGCTCCCTAATCATGAGcttcagcaaaagaaaacacagtcGGCAGAAGGTGTCAGGTTGACAGCTTTGAGTGACGACAGCCTCGACTTGACTGCAGACAGTGAAAACAGCTTGTCTGTGCCTTCACCTCCTAGCACTGTGAAGACTGGCCCAGTGAGTGGCAGCTCTCAGGGCAGAAACAGTCCTACCTTGGCTGTAATGGCAGCACCTGTGAGCAGCGTACAGGTTACTGATGTTTCCTTGCCACAGGTGTATCCCAGTGACAGCTCCGGGGGTACGCCGAGTGAAAGCGTTGCTCAGACTGCCTCTCACCCAGCTGTTTCTCCACCCCCAAAGCCCACGGTCACCAGAGTCGTTTCTTCAACCTGTCTGGTGAACCATCCACCCAGGCCTTCAGGGAGTGCAGCCGCAAACATAGCTAACCCTATAGTAGGAGTCTAG